A genomic region of Candidatus Zixiibacteriota bacterium contains the following coding sequences:
- a CDS encoding M3 family oligoendopeptidase, producing the protein MSTDVNKMRWDLESIFPGGSDSKEYAEFRKKLSESIKEIEQEYEKLPKTMDDSNLGAWADFFNKISDAAEHLHHAYGFAGQLMAQDVKDEKAIIIDSEIMEMNSNLEKIITDIEDFSTRATDEFWEKLVNQPQLVTTKFFWNELRDKARMKMDPNLEKLAVELSVNGYHAWNRLYTRMAGDMTAEFTEDGETKNLSMGQLANKFASPDRAIRKQAFEKLEESWKTVASLAAMTLNFQAGYRLSLYKNRDWDSALVEPLLNGRLKRETLDAMWEAVSGGVGKIAEYIDTKKKLLGIKNFRWYDQTAPIGETEKKIEYNEACDFVVEHLTSFSPEMGKFARRVIDERWIEAEDRPGKAAGGFCSGLPLKKQSRIFMTFSGNYEEIMTLAHEIGHAYHSYVLYEQPYFARNYPFNLAETASTFNELLVTDAALGNADNEQERLVMLDHKIQEGLILFCNLHARYIFDCNFYKERENGTVARERLNELMVEAQKQAYDGILADDGYHPLFWASKLHFFETEVPFYNFPYTYGYLFSGGIYDLAKKEGPGFSEKYRSLLADTGSMTSEDIAQKHLGVDLTKIDFWKEAVNRVLADVGPYIELASKK; encoded by the coding sequence ATGAGCACCGATGTAAATAAAATGCGCTGGGATTTGGAATCAATATTTCCGGGCGGATCGGATTCAAAAGAATACGCCGAATTTCGCAAAAAACTATCCGAGAGTATCAAAGAAATTGAACAGGAATATGAAAAGTTACCGAAAACTATGGACGATTCCAATTTGGGCGCCTGGGCCGATTTTTTCAATAAAATTTCCGACGCGGCCGAGCATCTGCATCATGCCTACGGTTTTGCCGGTCAATTAATGGCCCAGGATGTCAAAGATGAGAAAGCAATCATCATCGACAGCGAGATTATGGAAATGAATTCCAATCTGGAAAAAATCATTACCGATATCGAGGATTTTTCGACGCGAGCTACTGATGAATTTTGGGAAAAACTGGTCAACCAACCACAGCTTGTCACGACTAAGTTTTTCTGGAATGAACTTCGCGACAAGGCCCGAATGAAAATGGATCCCAATCTGGAAAAGCTGGCAGTGGAACTTTCGGTTAATGGGTATCATGCCTGGAACCGGTTGTACACCAGGATGGCCGGGGATATGACGGCTGAGTTTACCGAGGACGGGGAAACCAAAAATTTGTCGATGGGGCAACTGGCCAACAAATTCGCATCGCCCGACCGAGCAATTCGAAAACAAGCGTTTGAGAAGCTGGAAGAATCGTGGAAAACGGTCGCATCGCTGGCGGCAATGACGCTCAATTTTCAAGCCGGTTATCGATTGAGCCTTTACAAAAATCGCGACTGGGATTCGGCATTGGTGGAACCGCTTTTGAACGGACGATTGAAACGCGAAACTCTTGACGCCATGTGGGAAGCGGTGTCCGGGGGTGTTGGCAAAATCGCGGAATATATTGATACCAAGAAAAAACTATTGGGAATAAAAAACTTCAGATGGTATGACCAAACTGCGCCGATCGGCGAGACGGAAAAGAAAATTGAGTATAATGAGGCGTGTGATTTTGTAGTTGAGCATTTGACTTCGTTTTCACCCGAGATGGGAAAGTTCGCTCGCCGGGTTATAGATGAACGCTGGATTGAGGCTGAAGATCGGCCGGGTAAGGCCGCGGGGGGGTTCTGCTCCGGGTTGCCGCTCAAAAAACAATCCCGAATTTTCATGACTTTTTCCGGCAATTACGAGGAGATAATGACCCTGGCTCACGAAATCGGCCACGCTTATCATAGTTATGTATTATACGAGCAGCCGTATTTCGCTCGCAATTATCCCTTTAATCTTGCCGAAACCGCATCGACGTTCAATGAACTTCTGGTAACCGACGCCGCTCTGGGTAATGCCGATAATGAACAGGAACGACTGGTCATGCTCGACCATAAAATTCAGGAAGGCCTGATCCTGTTTTGTAATTTGCACGCGCGCTATATATTCGATTGCAATTTTTATAAAGAACGGGAAAATGGAACGGTCGCCAGGGAACGGTTGAATGAGTTGATGGTCGAGGCTCAAAAGCAGGCCTACGACGGCATTCTTGCCGATGACGGTTATCACCCGTTATTCTGGGCATCGAAGCTTCATTTCTTTGAGACGGAAGTTCCATTTTATAATTTCCCATACACATACGGATACTTGTTTTCGGGAGGTATATATGATCTGGCCAAGAAAGAGGGTCCCGGATTCTCCGAAAAGTACCGATCTCTGCTGGCCGACACGGGATCGATGACATCAGAGGATATCGCTCAAAAACATCTCGGGGTTGACTTGACCAAAATTGATTTTTGGAAAGAGGCGGTCAATCGGGTCCTGGCTGACGTAGGGCCGTACATCGAGTTGGCGAGTAAAAAATAA